A single Metarhizium brunneum chromosome 5, complete sequence DNA region contains:
- the FUN19 gene encoding SWIRM domain-containing protein FUN19: MASHSPSADQAHSSMAPPPPPIESKKFDITSLMSPPDAVLDSFHHGNSVLNKSGGANGKQSSAQQPLPMSPPISPYSKPISTTSSTLPATPHSQPIKDPVLYPADEHSPASPPQPPLFAPAELEHQRIVDEHVRARSQSIFSGVTPPKREDYELVLTFRSQVMTHFTTNRKGWLRKERALLEADRRAGAQRYHAIMPAKPIAAKPPRSQRTDRISKPHATPRPIRTNATTVGTTPVRPVGRTSATPEPSRRVVAPNREDKDFNSLPDYCPPLNSLPNRSNSLKVDWKGQPIDLSSDPHASLLHPDELLLAGNLRLDCATYLTSKRRIFERRLQCLRTGKEFRKTDAQQACKIDVNKASKLWTAFEKVGWLEQGWVRRFL; this comes from the coding sequence ATGGCATCACATTCACCGTCCGCCGACCAGGCGCACTCGTCAATGGCTCCACCGCCACCGCCAATTGAGTCCAAGAAATTCGACATTACCAGCCTGATGTCACCGCCCGACGCCGTGCTCGACAGCTTTCATCATGGCAATTCCGTATTGAACAAGTCGGGCGGTGCCAATGGCAAACAATCGTCGGCGCAGCAGCCGCTGCCCATGTCACCGCCCATCTCGCCTTACAGCAAACCCatctcgacgacgagcagcaCCCTGCCTGCAACGCCACACAGCCAGCCCATCAAGGACCCCGTCTTGTACCCTGCCGACGAGCACTCACCGGCCAGTCCTCCGCAGCCTCCATTGTTTGCTCCCGCTGAGCTTGAACACCAACGCATTGTTGACGAACACGTTCGCGCCCGCTCGCAGAGCATTTTCAGTGGCGTCACGCCACCCAAGAGAGAAGATTACGAGCTGGTCCTCACCTTTCGATCTCAGGTCATGACGCACTTCACCACGAACCGTAAAGGATGGCTGCGCAAAGAACGGGCCCTTCTCGAGGCTGATAGACGGGCCGGCGCCCAGAGATACCATGCAATCATGCCAGCCAAGCCCATTGCCGCCAAACCTCCCCGATCCCAGCGGACTGATCGAATCTCCAAGCCTCATGCAACTCCGAGACCGATTCGCACCAACGCCACAACGGTTGGAACCACGCCGGTAAGACCTGTGGGCCGCACTAGCGCAACTCCTGAACCGTCTCGTCGGGTCGTGGCTCCCAATCGTGAGGACAAGGACTTCAACTCACTGCCCGACTATTGCCCCCCTTTGAACTCGCTTCCCAATCGCTCCAACAGCCTCAAGGTGGATTGGAAGGGCCAGCCAATTGATCTCAGCAGTGATCCGCACGCCAGTCTGCTCCACCCCGACGAGCTTCTTTTGGCAGGAAACTTGCGCCTGGACTGTGCCACGTATCTCACAAGCAAGCGTCGCATCTTTGAGCGTCGCCTCCAGTGCCTTCGCACGGGCAAGGAATTCCGCAAGACAGATGCGCAGCAGGCTTGCAAAATTGACGTCAACAAGGCATCAAAGCTGTGGACGGCTTTCGAGAAGGTGGGCTGGCTGGAACAAGGCTGGGTTCGTCGATTCCTCTAG